A single region of the Bacteroides fragilis NCTC 9343 genome encodes:
- the traM gene encoding conjugative transposon protein TraM encodes MKQIDIKKPKYIIPILILPFILGIGWLIKDMVNSAPAEETTLVETEELNLDIPDANLEKREIKSKFESLKGAFKKSSDYSSIQTIDKEEEVSEIESYGSLYSNDEIRQIDSLNQASKIREKELEQQIKGLPTIDESSQTETRKAPEKSKMQEEMELFKMQMAYIDSLQNPRPRTPQKKQDEKPKEKAIEVVKAKNPAEVYFNTVGKEQKTSLITAILDETLKVTDGSRVRIRLLDDIMINDALLTKGTYLYGNVSGFKAQRVHINISSIMVDGKQMKVDLSVYDNDGQEGFFVPSSAFRDLSKDVGSQIGSQTIQMNSQSEGVEQFALGALQDVYRSTTQALSKNIKKNKAKLKYNTQVFLVNNKDKEQ; translated from the coding sequence ATGAAACAGATTGATATTAAAAAGCCCAAGTACATCATTCCTATACTCATCCTACCTTTTATTCTAGGAATAGGATGGTTAATTAAGGATATGGTAAACTCTGCCCCAGCAGAGGAAACTACATTAGTAGAAACGGAAGAATTAAATCTTGATATTCCTGATGCTAATTTAGAAAAGAGAGAGATAAAAAGTAAATTTGAATCACTTAAAGGAGCTTTCAAAAAATCTTCTGATTATTCATCCATACAAACCATAGATAAAGAAGAAGAAGTTAGTGAAATAGAAAGTTATGGTTCTCTTTACTCCAATGATGAAATAAGGCAAATTGACAGTTTAAATCAGGCTTCTAAAATCCGAGAAAAGGAATTGGAGCAACAAATCAAAGGGCTTCCTACTATAGATGAATCAAGTCAAACAGAAACAAGGAAAGCCCCTGAAAAATCCAAGATGCAAGAAGAAATGGAACTGTTTAAAATGCAAATGGCTTATATAGATTCATTGCAAAATCCACGTCCTAGAACACCTCAAAAAAAACAAGATGAAAAGCCAAAAGAAAAGGCTATAGAAGTTGTAAAAGCGAAAAATCCCGCAGAAGTATATTTCAATACTGTAGGGAAAGAACAAAAAACTTCACTAATCACAGCCATATTAGATGAAACTTTAAAAGTAACAGATGGCAGCCGAGTACGCATACGGCTTCTAGATGATATAATGATTAATGACGCTCTTTTAACTAAAGGAACTTACCTATATGGGAATGTATCTGGCTTTAAGGCTCAAAGAGTACACATTAATATTTCCTCTATAATGGTTGATGGTAAACAAATGAAAGTAGATTTATCTGTATATGATAATGACGGACAAGAAGGCTTCTTTGTTCCTTCATCAGCTTTTAGAGATTTAAGTAAAGATGTTGGGTCGCAAATAGGTAGCCAAACAATACAAATGAATAGTCAATCAGAAGGAGTAGAACAGTTTGCTTTAGGTGCTTTACAAGATGTTTACCGTAGTACAACCCAAGCTCTTTCTAAAAACATCAAAAAAAACAAAGCCAAATTAAAATATAATACACAAGTTTTTTTAGTAAATAACAAAGATAAAGAACAATAA
- a CDS encoding DUF3945 domain-containing protein: protein MEEKKSFEALQYSYENAGQFRAIAAVLGYSEEYRNGDITFSKGNETYTYPLNTLKLGNLGDNRESLLEQSKERIISFFDKEQASNNFQEYSQHLRENHNVAIIKWDDIKKGTNKNEGYKDGFTVIDLENKIAYKGEDLYRYAYEQNQTLDGKGSYVDIDWNKFNEVGVKPENLSPEDIANIKNGKKTGMLNFSIEDTPGNRTLLDNEKVSYKTENGKLHFEGKATTLKYITAENTPENKSKLKANEIDFKEEGKRIKIDGINARKLAIAAITVVYPIAGIAILLIPKRQEIKNDLSFTKDEIKALKADNVVVKTNSKGERTLHQRDKDTNEIVSIKAKDIHIPQKLGGIELTPMQQENLKNGKEITIVNEELNKAAKVKLDLNARNGLSIKDANTIEIKATEKKEQTIGKERYISDKERLEFVAQKGAKGIDEIFKDKPTEMAAFLEKHKLSKDYASYKEVEKTYSSSREATKQTVGEQISTQMDKIDSSIKATAKQEASILGYGRTYGKNNDTPTMKL, encoded by the coding sequence ATGGAAGAAAAGAAAAGTTTTGAAGCTCTGCAATATAGTTATGAAAATGCCGGACAATTCCGAGCCATAGCAGCAGTTCTTGGATATTCAGAAGAATATCGAAATGGTGATATTACCTTTTCCAAAGGTAATGAAACATACACTTACCCACTGAATACGCTTAAACTTGGCAATTTAGGAGATAATAGAGAATCCTTATTAGAGCAATCTAAAGAAAGAATAATCAGTTTCTTTGATAAAGAACAAGCTAGCAATAATTTCCAAGAATATAGCCAACATTTACGAGAAAACCACAATGTTGCAATTATAAAATGGGATGATATAAAAAAAGGTACTAATAAGAATGAAGGATATAAAGACGGATTTACAGTCATAGACCTTGAAAATAAAATTGCATATAAAGGAGAAGATCTTTACCGATATGCTTATGAACAAAACCAAACCCTAGATGGTAAAGGTTCATATGTTGATATAGACTGGAACAAGTTTAATGAAGTAGGAGTTAAACCGGAAAATTTAAGCCCCGAAGATATTGCAAACATCAAAAATGGGAAAAAAACAGGTATGCTAAATTTTTCCATTGAAGATACTCCCGGTAATAGAACACTTCTAGACAATGAAAAAGTGTCTTATAAAACAGAAAATGGAAAACTCCATTTTGAAGGGAAAGCAACAACTCTTAAATATATAACAGCCGAGAATACACCTGAAAATAAATCTAAATTAAAAGCCAACGAAATTGATTTCAAAGAAGAAGGTAAACGCATCAAAATTGATGGTATCAATGCTAGAAAACTAGCAATCGCAGCTATTACTGTAGTTTACCCAATCGCTGGGATTGCTATCTTACTCATTCCTAAACGACAAGAAATAAAAAATGATTTATCCTTTACTAAGGATGAAATAAAAGCCCTAAAAGCTGATAATGTCGTAGTAAAGACTAATTCAAAAGGAGAAAGAACATTGCACCAACGTGACAAAGATACTAATGAGATAGTATCAATAAAAGCAAAAGACATTCATATTCCCCAAAAACTTGGAGGAATAGAGCTTACTCCTATGCAGCAAGAAAATCTCAAAAATGGAAAAGAAATTACCATTGTAAACGAGGAACTAAACAAAGCTGCAAAAGTAAAACTAGATTTGAATGCCAGAAATGGATTATCAATCAAAGATGCAAATACTATAGAAATTAAAGCGACTGAAAAGAAAGAACAAACAATAGGGAAAGAAAGATATATATCTGATAAAGAAAGATTAGAGTTTGTAGCCCAAAAAGGAGCTAAAGGGATTGATGAAATTTTTAAAGATAAACCCACCGAAATGGCTGCCTTTTTAGAGAAACATAAACTTTCTAAAGATTATGCTTCTTACAAGGAAGTAGAAAAAACATATTCCAGCTCTAGGGAAGCTACTAAACAAACTGTCGGAGAACAAATATCTACCCAGATGGATAAAATAGATAGTTCTATTAAAGCAACAGCGAAGCAAGAAGCATCTATTCTCGGATATGGTAGAACCTACGGGAAAAATAATGATACTCCAACAATGAAACTATAA
- a CDS encoding DUF3791 domain-containing protein, giving the protein METNQTYQNELGSAMLPFVMRELVDTVMKRKTLPLEDALYYIYSSNLYKALLDENTKLWYSSTLSLYEALEKEKTEQKKVQKDNPKILLFQMFCAENYRETKNISAKETLLLFSNHGVFEFLYENFEMLHTQDTEYILDTIITYINKKA; this is encoded by the coding sequence ATGGAAACTAATCAAACATATCAAAATGAACTTGGTTCGGCTATGCTCCCATTTGTTATGAGAGAATTGGTTGATACAGTCATGAAAAGAAAAACGCTACCTTTAGAAGATGCGTTATACTATATATATTCTTCCAATTTGTACAAGGCATTATTGGACGAGAATACAAAACTATGGTATTCAAGTACATTATCACTTTATGAAGCATTAGAAAAAGAGAAAACAGAACAGAAGAAAGTACAAAAGGACAATCCAAAGATATTGCTTTTTCAAATGTTTTGTGCTGAAAATTACAGGGAAACTAAAAATATAAGTGCTAAAGAAACTCTTTTGCTGTTTTCCAATCATGGCGTTTTTGAATTTCTATATGAAAATTTTGAAATGCTGCACACACAAGATACAGAGTATATATTAGATACTATAATAACTTATATCAATAAAAAGGCATGA
- the traN gene encoding conjugative transposon protein TraN, with the protein MRKIFIALCTMVSVITGNAQNTPIGENIELAGENPEELKVIYINKDVSTHFIAMEDIKYVDISVNDIVGDIPTGNSLRIKPTKEGASGVITIVTERFFVQYMLVYSSDLAKAYTRFNIPYADLRSYMNPEVNLTKAQMYDYAHRMFISKNKFYDVSSTSNLMKIVLNNIYTLDKYFFIDISMINKTKIRYDIDQIRFKIEDKKQTKATNFQSIEILPLMQVNKNLVFKKNYRNIFVFEKFTFPDEKVLTIEISEKQISGRTITLRIDYADILHADAFTE; encoded by the coding sequence ATGAGAAAGATTTTTATTGCATTATGCACAATGGTTTCTGTTATTACAGGAAATGCACAGAACACCCCTATTGGAGAAAATATCGAGCTTGCAGGTGAGAACCCAGAAGAACTAAAGGTTATATACATCAACAAAGATGTTTCAACGCATTTTATAGCAATGGAAGATATAAAATACGTTGATATATCGGTCAATGATATTGTTGGCGATATTCCTACTGGTAACTCTCTTAGAATAAAGCCCACAAAAGAAGGAGCCAGTGGAGTTATCACCATTGTTACAGAAAGATTTTTTGTACAATATATGTTAGTATATAGTAGCGACTTAGCGAAAGCATACACTCGCTTTAATATCCCTTATGCTGATTTACGTAGCTATATGAATCCAGAAGTGAATTTAACCAAAGCACAAATGTATGATTACGCACATAGAATGTTTATTTCAAAAAATAAATTCTATGATGTTTCCAGCACAAGTAACCTAATGAAAATTGTGCTAAACAATATCTACACATTAGACAAGTATTTCTTTATTGATATTTCTATGATTAATAAAACAAAAATACGATATGATATAGACCAAATACGCTTTAAAATCGAAGATAAAAAACAAACAAAGGCTACTAATTTTCAATCTATAGAAATACTTCCATTGATGCAAGTTAATAAGAATCTTGTTTTCAAGAAAAATTATCGGAATATTTTTGTATTTGAAAAATTTACTTTTCCAGACGAAAAAGTCCTTACCATAGAAATATCTGAAAAACAGATTTCAGGACGTACTATAACATTAAGAATTGATTATGCAGACATTCTTCATGCAGATGCTTTTACTGAATAA
- a CDS encoding zeta toxin family protein yields the protein MQRYEVEAIFEQKKDGLFEDINISSQKPIAIILGGQPACGKSTLINVAKKDHPNLDFLTVNGDLYRQFHPNKELIKDPIKYPIETQIFSSVFTEKLIEEAIKRKCNIIIEGTMRNPDVPLKTAQKFKDAGFRVEAYIIAAPKEFTQLGLYNRYQEEVLSKGQGRLADIDSHNKAVNGLMKSANQLYSDKAVDKISIHTYLAKERIKDFNLVNGEWSCKSMPSIFIDESRSKQMKNKEILNTNIQRGKELIESVTNPEVKKGMKEALSQLQSSLEKVQRQEKGLKKGFF from the coding sequence ATGCAACGCTATGAAGTAGAAGCCATCTTTGAACAAAAAAAAGATGGCTTATTTGAGGACATCAATATATCATCACAAAAGCCTATTGCTATAATCTTAGGTGGACAACCAGCTTGCGGAAAAAGCACTCTTATAAATGTTGCAAAGAAAGACCATCCTAACTTAGATTTTCTCACTGTTAATGGTGACCTTTACAGACAGTTTCACCCCAATAAGGAACTAATAAAAGACCCTATTAAATACCCCATTGAAACCCAGATTTTTTCTAGCGTTTTTACAGAAAAACTAATAGAAGAAGCCATTAAACGGAAATGCAATATTATTATAGAAGGAACTATGAGAAATCCAGATGTACCTTTAAAGACAGCACAAAAATTTAAAGATGCAGGATTTAGAGTTGAAGCATATATTATTGCAGCCCCCAAGGAGTTTACCCAACTAGGACTTTACAACAGGTATCAAGAAGAAGTACTAAGTAAAGGACAAGGACGATTAGCCGATATTGATTCACATAACAAAGCCGTAAATGGACTAATGAAATCTGCAAATCAATTATACAGTGATAAGGCTGTAGATAAGATTTCTATCCACACCTACTTAGCGAAAGAAAGAATTAAAGATTTCAATCTAGTAAATGGTGAATGGAGTTGCAAAAGTATGCCATCTATTTTTATAGATGAAAGTCGTTCAAAACAGATGAAGAATAAAGAAATACTTAACACTAACATTCAAAGAGGAAAAGAGCTTATTGAATCCGTAACGAATCCTGAAGTAAAAAAAGGAATGAAAGAAGCTCTGTCACAACTTCAATCTTCACTAGAAAAAGTTCAAAGACAAGAAAAAGGATTAAAAAAAGGTTTCTTCTGA
- a CDS encoding DUF4099 domain-containing protein: MDKKQAIFNENDIPYKELELIGISKKQIWSLDKANITALLSGKRTSLLDLSFHDNNGEEISIKGKISLYWKDSNNAGVKIHPVRPEIMNDINLKPKELERLQDNEIITKTINNEKYLVQLDPETNELLKTKIKSISIPSNIKGVELDKQQKETLKSGKELILNVDKEKIAIRLDLNNPRGIKFLDFEQQQKIAYDRHNPQIIGTIHTDKNRNEYIEYMKGQKTALGNESQSKVEHKFKL, encoded by the coding sequence ATGGATAAAAAGCAAGCTATTTTTAATGAAAATGATATTCCATATAAAGAATTAGAACTAATAGGAATATCAAAAAAACAGATATGGTCTTTGGATAAGGCAAATATCACAGCTCTATTATCTGGAAAGAGAACCAGTTTACTAGACCTTTCTTTTCACGATAATAATGGAGAAGAAATAAGTATAAAAGGAAAAATAAGTTTGTACTGGAAAGACAGCAACAATGCTGGCGTTAAAATTCATCCAGTCAGACCAGAAATAATGAATGATATAAACCTTAAACCAAAGGAGTTAGAACGACTTCAAGATAACGAGATAATAACAAAAACTATTAACAATGAAAAATATCTCGTACAATTAGACCCTGAAACAAACGAATTGCTTAAAACAAAAATCAAAAGTATTTCAATACCTTCAAACATAAAAGGTGTTGAGCTGGATAAGCAACAAAAGGAAACTCTAAAATCAGGCAAGGAATTAATTTTGAATGTTGACAAAGAAAAAATTGCCATAAGATTAGATTTAAATAATCCAAGAGGAATAAAATTCCTAGACTTCGAGCAGCAACAGAAAATAGCTTATGACCGGCATAACCCACAAATTATAGGAACTATTCATACTGATAAAAACAGAAATGAATATATAGAATACATGAAAGGACAAAAAACAGCACTTGGAAATGAATCGCAATCTAAAGTAGAACATAAATTCAAATTATAA
- a CDS encoding M23 family metallopeptidase, with translation MKNKITVFFACSLFFSVNGYCQFNTVLQKKDIPKAEPVLATTENKLIEEKEKAVVVNDALTTERLAYWKQRRYLSLPIDSMVITSHYGKRKDPFTGKIANHRGIDLKGNNDYVYSIMPGMVVKTGKNKGLGNYVEVRHGDFTSIYGHLYNVLVNARQAVEAGQPIGISGSTGRSTGEHLHFQMEYKDKTIDPKPILDYINEVIRTVKGQISQQIDNELRRK, from the coding sequence ATGAAGAATAAAATAACTGTATTTTTTGCTTGTTCATTGTTTTTTTCAGTGAATGGCTACTGCCAGTTTAATACGGTATTACAGAAAAAGGATATTCCTAAAGCGGAACCAGTATTAGCAACGACAGAAAATAAATTGATAGAAGAAAAAGAAAAGGCTGTTGTTGTCAATGATGCTTTGACTACAGAACGGCTTGCATACTGGAAGCAAAGAAGGTATTTATCTTTGCCCATTGATTCAATGGTGATAACTTCCCATTATGGTAAAAGGAAAGACCCATTTACTGGAAAAATAGCAAATCATAGAGGGATAGACCTTAAAGGTAACAACGACTATGTTTATTCGATAATGCCAGGAATGGTTGTAAAAACAGGAAAAAATAAAGGGTTGGGAAATTATGTAGAAGTGCGCCATGGTGATTTTACCTCTATTTATGGGCATTTATACAATGTGCTTGTAAATGCGAGACAAGCTGTTGAAGCTGGGCAACCAATAGGAATTAGTGGAAGTACCGGGCGCAGCACAGGAGAACACTTACATTTTCAAATGGAATACAAAGATAAGACAATAGACCCAAAGCCAATTCTTGATTATATTAATGAGGTAATCAGAACTGTTAAAGGACAAATTTCACAACAAATAGATAATGAGCTAAGACGCAAATAG
- a CDS encoding DUF3990 domain-containing protein, translated as MKLYHGSTVTVKSPNIQKGRKATDFGKGFYTTTNFEQAKKWAILKRNREHGKKAVVSVYEVPDNILDREFSVLRFDGATKEWLEFVVNNRRGKGKNSYDLIMGPVANDQLYATIRLYEQGVVTADAAIEMLKTHKLFNQLSFHTVKVIPLLKFTESIEV; from the coding sequence ATGAAACTATATCACGGCTCAACAGTTACCGTCAAATCCCCTAATATACAGAAAGGGCGTAAAGCTACTGACTTTGGAAAAGGATTCTATACGACAACTAATTTTGAACAGGCTAAGAAGTGGGCAATACTCAAAAGAAATCGGGAACATGGTAAAAAAGCGGTCGTTTCAGTTTATGAAGTCCCCGATAATATTCTTGATAGAGAGTTTTCAGTCCTTCGATTTGATGGGGCTACAAAAGAGTGGCTGGAGTTTGTAGTTAATAACCGCAGAGGAAAAGGAAAAAACAGCTATGATTTAATAATGGGACCCGTTGCCAATGACCAGTTATATGCAACAATCCGGCTTTATGAACAAGGTGTTGTTACGGCTGATGCAGCGATTGAAATGCTAAAGACCCATAAGCTTTTTAACCAACTTTCATTTCATACAGTGAAAGTTATTCCATTATTAAAATTCACAGAATCTATTGAAGTATAA
- a CDS encoding OmpA family protein, which produces MKKKIIILAAFVVTFFTACTSTHMITFSNAELSDKEKDMIENNSNYSTASIVGGSAKLVKEERDKAIQEKIEARRNKLKAIDGLSISSYKDKNGKEQFKATAQSEILFKFDSYELNEEAQKMLSDLCNIITEIPNTKIKIIGHTDNIGEKQYNIILSKNRAAAVGNYLRTAGIETNNITEDGKGYSEPIADNTSEAGRAKNRRVEIFITNDEY; this is translated from the coding sequence ATGAAAAAGAAAATAATTATACTAGCAGCCTTCGTTGTTACATTTTTTACCGCATGTACTTCAACGCATATGATAACTTTCAGTAACGCTGAACTAAGCGACAAAGAAAAAGACATGATAGAAAATAATAGTAACTATTCAACCGCTTCAATAGTTGGTGGAAGTGCAAAATTAGTTAAAGAAGAAAGAGATAAAGCTATCCAAGAAAAGATAGAAGCTAGAAGAAATAAACTAAAAGCTATTGATGGCTTATCAATCTCCAGCTATAAAGATAAAAATGGAAAAGAACAGTTTAAAGCAACAGCTCAAAGTGAAATCCTATTCAAATTTGATTCATATGAATTAAATGAAGAAGCTCAAAAAATGCTTTCTGACTTATGTAATATCATTACTGAAATACCCAATACTAAGATTAAAATAATTGGGCATACTGACAATATAGGAGAAAAACAATACAATATCATACTTTCTAAAAATAGAGCAGCAGCAGTAGGAAATTACCTTAGAACCGCTGGTATAGAAACAAACAACATAACAGAAGATGGAAAAGGATATAGCGAACCCATTGCAGACAATACAAGTGAAGCTGGACGTGCTAAAAATAGGAGAGTAGAAATATTTATCACAAATGATGAATATTAA